From a region of the Salvelinus fontinalis isolate EN_2023a chromosome 13, ASM2944872v1, whole genome shotgun sequence genome:
- the LOC129867948 gene encoding C-terminal-binding protein 1-like isoform X3, with protein MHPRPLVALLDGRDCTVEMPVLKDVATVAFCDAQSTQEIHEKVLNEAVGALMYHTITLSRDDLDKFKGLRIIVRIGSGFDNVDIKAAAELGIAVCNVPATSVEETADTSMCLILNLYRRVTWMHQAMREGTRASSVEQIREVASGAARIRGETLGIIGLGRVGQAVALRAKAFGFSVIFYDPYLPDGVERSLGLQRMATLQDLLIHSDCVSLHCSLNEHNHHLINDFTIKQMRQGAFLVNTARGGLVDEKALAQALKEGRIRGAALDVHETEPFSFSQGPLKDAPNLICTPHTSWYSEQASLEAREEAAREVRRAITGRIPDSLKNCVNKEYLMATPQWPGVDHGAVHSEQNGAAAYRFPTGLVGVTAGGLTGAGAAVEGIVAGNLAMAHGIAPMSRPPHTPSPGQPSKAETDRDMPTDQ; from the exons ATGCACCCGCGCCCCCTAGTGGCACTGTTGGATGGTCGCGACTGCACCGTGGAGATGCCTGTCCTGAAGGACGTGGCCACGGTGGCCTTCTGTGATGCCCAGTCCACCCAGGAGATCCACGAGAAG GTGCTGAATGAAGCAGTGGGCGCCCTGATGTACCACACCATCACTCTCTCGCGGGACGACCTCGACAAGTTCAAGGGCCTGCGGATCATCGTGCGAATAGGTAGTGGCTTCGACAACGTGGACATCAAGGCCGCGGCTGAACTAG GTATAGCTGTGTGTAATGTGCCTGCCACGTCAGTGGAGGAGACAGCGGACACCTCCATGTGTCTGATCCTGAACCTTTACCGCCGCGTCACCTGGATGCACCAGGCTATGAGAGAGGGCACCAGGGCTTCCAGCGTGGAGCAGATCAGGGAGGTGGCCAGCGGAGCTGCCCGCATCCGGGGAGAGACGCTGGGCATCATTGGCCTGG GGCGAGTGGGCCAGGCTGTAGCGCTGCGTGCCAAGGCCTTTGGCTTCAGTGTGATATTCTACGACCCCTACCTGCCAGACGGAGTGGAACGCTCTCTGGGCCTGCAGAGAATGGCCACCCTGCAGGACCTTCTCATCCACTCTGATTGTGTGTCACTGCACTGCAGCCTCAATGAGCACAACCATCACCTCATCAACGACTTCACCATTAAAcag ATGCGCCAGGGGGCATTTTTGGTGAACACGGCACGAGGGGGCCTGGTGGATGAGAAGGCCCTGGCCCAGGCACTGAAAGAGGGAAGGATACGGGGTGCGGCCTTGGACGTACATGAGACAGAGCCCTTCAG CTTCTCTCAGGGCCCACTGAAGGACGCTCCCAATCTGATTTGCACCCCCCACACATCCTGGTACAGTGAGCAGGCGTCCCTTGAAGCTCGGGAGGAGGCAGCTAGAGAAGTGCGCCGGGCCATCACAG GCCGCATCCCTGACAGTCTGAAGAACTGTGTGAACAAGGAGTATCTGATGGCAACACCCCAGTGGCCTGGTGTGGACCATGGGGCCGTGCACTCAGAACAGAACGGAGCTGCAGCTTACAG GTTCCCTACTGGTCTAGTGGGAGTGACAGCAGGAGGCCTGACAGGGGCAGGTGCTGCAGTGGAGGGAATTGTTGCAGGAAACCTGGCTATGGCACATGGGATTGCCCCCATGTCCCGACCCCCCCACACCCCATCGCCGGGGCAACCCTCTAAagcagaaacagacagagacatgccAACGGACCAGTag
- the LOC129867948 gene encoding C-terminal-binding protein 1-like isoform X2, which yields MQGIRPPILNGPMHPRPLVALLDGRDCTVEMPVLKDVATVAFCDAQSTQEIHEKVLNEAVGALMYHTITLSRDDLDKFKGLRIIVRIGSGFDNVDIKAAAELGIAVCNVPATSVEETADTSMCLILNLYRRVTWMHQAMREGTRASSVEQIREVASGAARIRGETLGIIGLGRVGQAVALRAKAFGFSVIFYDPYLPDGVERSLGLQRMATLQDLLIHSDCVSLHCSLNEHNHHLINDFTIKQMRQGAFLVNTARGGLVDEKALAQALKEGRIRGAALDVHETEPFSFSQGPLKDAPNLICTPHTSWYSEQASLEAREEAAREVRRAITGRIPDSLKNCVNKEYLMATPQWPGVDHGAVHSEQNGAAAYRFPTGLVGVTAGGLTGAGAAVEGIVAGNLAMAHGIAPMSRPPHTPSPGQPSKAETDRDMPTDQ from the exons ATGCAAG GCATTCGCCCCCCGATTTTGAATGGGCCGATGCACCCGCGCCCCCTAGTGGCACTGTTGGATGGTCGCGACTGCACCGTGGAGATGCCTGTCCTGAAGGACGTGGCCACGGTGGCCTTCTGTGATGCCCAGTCCACCCAGGAGATCCACGAGAAG GTGCTGAATGAAGCAGTGGGCGCCCTGATGTACCACACCATCACTCTCTCGCGGGACGACCTCGACAAGTTCAAGGGCCTGCGGATCATCGTGCGAATAGGTAGTGGCTTCGACAACGTGGACATCAAGGCCGCGGCTGAACTAG GTATAGCTGTGTGTAATGTGCCTGCCACGTCAGTGGAGGAGACAGCGGACACCTCCATGTGTCTGATCCTGAACCTTTACCGCCGCGTCACCTGGATGCACCAGGCTATGAGAGAGGGCACCAGGGCTTCCAGCGTGGAGCAGATCAGGGAGGTGGCCAGCGGAGCTGCCCGCATCCGGGGAGAGACGCTGGGCATCATTGGCCTGG GGCGAGTGGGCCAGGCTGTAGCGCTGCGTGCCAAGGCCTTTGGCTTCAGTGTGATATTCTACGACCCCTACCTGCCAGACGGAGTGGAACGCTCTCTGGGCCTGCAGAGAATGGCCACCCTGCAGGACCTTCTCATCCACTCTGATTGTGTGTCACTGCACTGCAGCCTCAATGAGCACAACCATCACCTCATCAACGACTTCACCATTAAAcag ATGCGCCAGGGGGCATTTTTGGTGAACACGGCACGAGGGGGCCTGGTGGATGAGAAGGCCCTGGCCCAGGCACTGAAAGAGGGAAGGATACGGGGTGCGGCCTTGGACGTACATGAGACAGAGCCCTTCAG CTTCTCTCAGGGCCCACTGAAGGACGCTCCCAATCTGATTTGCACCCCCCACACATCCTGGTACAGTGAGCAGGCGTCCCTTGAAGCTCGGGAGGAGGCAGCTAGAGAAGTGCGCCGGGCCATCACAG GCCGCATCCCTGACAGTCTGAAGAACTGTGTGAACAAGGAGTATCTGATGGCAACACCCCAGTGGCCTGGTGTGGACCATGGGGCCGTGCACTCAGAACAGAACGGAGCTGCAGCTTACAG GTTCCCTACTGGTCTAGTGGGAGTGACAGCAGGAGGCCTGACAGGGGCAGGTGCTGCAGTGGAGGGAATTGTTGCAGGAAACCTGGCTATGGCACATGGGATTGCCCCCATGTCCCGACCCCCCCACACCCCATCGCCGGGGCAACCCTCTAAagcagaaacagacagagacatgccAACGGACCAGTag
- the LOC129867948 gene encoding C-terminal-binding protein 2-like isoform X1, producing MALMDKHKVKRQRLDRICEGIRPPILNGPMHPRPLVALLDGRDCTVEMPVLKDVATVAFCDAQSTQEIHEKVLNEAVGALMYHTITLSRDDLDKFKGLRIIVRIGSGFDNVDIKAAAELGIAVCNVPATSVEETADTSMCLILNLYRRVTWMHQAMREGTRASSVEQIREVASGAARIRGETLGIIGLGRVGQAVALRAKAFGFSVIFYDPYLPDGVERSLGLQRMATLQDLLIHSDCVSLHCSLNEHNHHLINDFTIKQMRQGAFLVNTARGGLVDEKALAQALKEGRIRGAALDVHETEPFSFSQGPLKDAPNLICTPHTSWYSEQASLEAREEAAREVRRAITGRIPDSLKNCVNKEYLMATPQWPGVDHGAVHSEQNGAAAYRFPTGLVGVTAGGLTGAGAAVEGIVAGNLAMAHGIAPMSRPPHTPSPGQPSKAETDRDMPTDQ from the exons ATGGCTCTCATGGATAAGCATAAAGTCAAGCGACAGAGGCTTGACCGAATTTGTGAAG GCATTCGCCCCCCGATTTTGAATGGGCCGATGCACCCGCGCCCCCTAGTGGCACTGTTGGATGGTCGCGACTGCACCGTGGAGATGCCTGTCCTGAAGGACGTGGCCACGGTGGCCTTCTGTGATGCCCAGTCCACCCAGGAGATCCACGAGAAG GTGCTGAATGAAGCAGTGGGCGCCCTGATGTACCACACCATCACTCTCTCGCGGGACGACCTCGACAAGTTCAAGGGCCTGCGGATCATCGTGCGAATAGGTAGTGGCTTCGACAACGTGGACATCAAGGCCGCGGCTGAACTAG GTATAGCTGTGTGTAATGTGCCTGCCACGTCAGTGGAGGAGACAGCGGACACCTCCATGTGTCTGATCCTGAACCTTTACCGCCGCGTCACCTGGATGCACCAGGCTATGAGAGAGGGCACCAGGGCTTCCAGCGTGGAGCAGATCAGGGAGGTGGCCAGCGGAGCTGCCCGCATCCGGGGAGAGACGCTGGGCATCATTGGCCTGG GGCGAGTGGGCCAGGCTGTAGCGCTGCGTGCCAAGGCCTTTGGCTTCAGTGTGATATTCTACGACCCCTACCTGCCAGACGGAGTGGAACGCTCTCTGGGCCTGCAGAGAATGGCCACCCTGCAGGACCTTCTCATCCACTCTGATTGTGTGTCACTGCACTGCAGCCTCAATGAGCACAACCATCACCTCATCAACGACTTCACCATTAAAcag ATGCGCCAGGGGGCATTTTTGGTGAACACGGCACGAGGGGGCCTGGTGGATGAGAAGGCCCTGGCCCAGGCACTGAAAGAGGGAAGGATACGGGGTGCGGCCTTGGACGTACATGAGACAGAGCCCTTCAG CTTCTCTCAGGGCCCACTGAAGGACGCTCCCAATCTGATTTGCACCCCCCACACATCCTGGTACAGTGAGCAGGCGTCCCTTGAAGCTCGGGAGGAGGCAGCTAGAGAAGTGCGCCGGGCCATCACAG GCCGCATCCCTGACAGTCTGAAGAACTGTGTGAACAAGGAGTATCTGATGGCAACACCCCAGTGGCCTGGTGTGGACCATGGGGCCGTGCACTCAGAACAGAACGGAGCTGCAGCTTACAG GTTCCCTACTGGTCTAGTGGGAGTGACAGCAGGAGGCCTGACAGGGGCAGGTGCTGCAGTGGAGGGAATTGTTGCAGGAAACCTGGCTATGGCACATGGGATTGCCCCCATGTCCCGACCCCCCCACACCCCATCGCCGGGGCAACCCTCTAAagcagaaacagacagagacatgccAACGGACCAGTag